The Pyruvatibacter sp. HU-CL02332 genome includes a window with the following:
- a CDS encoding enoyl-CoA hydratase-related protein, with translation MTTLPDVTGVDLELDNGWLTIWFNQPETRNALTDELVDGVRRTLEAVRDDREVRGITLRGRHGVFCAGGNLKQFKASFQGGGNDGGGSRDSTIEMSKGAAVLFDLINEAPQVVIAIIEGAAMAGGFGMACCADVVICEADAKFAMTETAIGISPAQIAPFVIQKLGYATARRLMLTAARFNGEGAHDLGFADFVASDVDGLNAIEQQIRSQVLKCAPGAIADTKSLIIALPEMTREEAIHAAAENFTGRLLSDEGREGVASFLEKRKPVWAKG, from the coding sequence ATGACCACACTCCCTGACGTGACCGGCGTTGACCTTGAGCTGGACAATGGCTGGCTGACCATCTGGTTCAACCAGCCTGAAACACGCAACGCCTTGACCGATGAACTGGTAGATGGTGTCCGCCGCACTCTCGAAGCCGTTCGCGATGACCGTGAGGTGCGGGGCATCACATTACGGGGCAGACATGGCGTGTTCTGCGCGGGCGGAAACCTCAAACAGTTCAAAGCCTCCTTTCAGGGAGGTGGCAATGACGGTGGCGGCTCACGGGACAGCACCATTGAGATGTCCAAGGGTGCTGCGGTGCTTTTTGACCTCATCAATGAGGCGCCGCAGGTCGTGATTGCCATCATCGAAGGGGCTGCCATGGCCGGCGGGTTTGGCATGGCCTGTTGTGCGGATGTTGTTATCTGCGAAGCGGATGCCAAATTCGCGATGACTGAAACAGCCATCGGCATTTCACCGGCACAGATTGCGCCCTTCGTGATTCAGAAACTGGGTTACGCCACAGCCCGCCGCCTCATGCTGACGGCTGCCCGCTTCAACGGCGAAGGGGCACATGACCTTGGCTTCGCAGACTTTGTTGCCAGTGACGTGGACGGTCTCAATGCCATCGAGCAGCAGATCCGCAGTCAGGTTCTGAAATGTGCCCCAGGTGCCATTGCAGACACCAAATCACTGATCATCGCTCTGCCGGAGATGACCCGCGAAGAAGCCATTCATGCTGCTGCTGAAAACTTTACCGGGCGCCTCCTAAGTGACGAAGGCCGCGAAGGCGTGGCGTCATTCCTTGAAAAACGCAAACCCGTCTGGGCCAAAGGCTAG
- a CDS encoding TetR family transcriptional regulator — protein MTHAAQIAKPGVPASKELQAGKTRRAICEAAIGCLDEMGYADTSLTRIQERAGLSRGALTHHFPTKEDLIAATLDMLLGRSVMTGKRVERAAWSKLPDEDARVRAHLKWLWERLVRTPEGRSLMEILMAARTDKALGKRTAKSLIEWDARMGTAIVEVYESPDLDDADVVTLWAICRVFMRGMLAHERFTRNRAEETLIVDRFIELIAPHLKLR, from the coding sequence ATGACGCACGCAGCGCAGATAGCAAAACCGGGTGTGCCTGCTTCCAAAGAACTGCAGGCCGGGAAAACCCGCCGTGCAATCTGCGAGGCCGCAATCGGATGTCTGGATGAAATGGGATATGCCGACACCTCCCTCACACGCATCCAGGAACGCGCAGGTCTGTCACGTGGCGCCCTCACCCATCATTTTCCCACCAAGGAAGATCTGATCGCCGCCACACTGGATATGTTGCTTGGCCGCAGCGTGATGACCGGCAAGCGGGTGGAGCGTGCTGCATGGAGCAAACTGCCGGATGAAGACGCGCGGGTACGCGCCCACCTGAAGTGGCTTTGGGAGCGGCTCGTACGCACACCCGAAGGCCGGTCGCTGATGGAAATCCTCATGGCCGCGCGGACCGACAAGGCGCTGGGAAAACGCACCGCCAAGAGTCTGATCGAATGGGATGCCCGCATGGGAACCGCGATCGTTGAGGTGTATGAATCGCCGGACCTTGATGACGCCGATGTGGTGACCCTGTGGGCGATCTGTCGTGTCTTTATGCGTGGCATGCTCGCCCATGAGCGGTTTACGAGGAACCGCGCTGAGGAAACGCTGATTGTGGATCGCTTTATTGAACTGATCGCGCCACACCTGAAACTTCGCTAA
- a CDS encoding acyclic terpene utilization AtuA family protein, which translates to MGSEKSIRIGGAGGFWGEALHATPQLLAGGNLDYLVFDYLAEITMSIMARARAKNPDQGYATDFVTGVMAPHLKDIAARGVKVISNAGGVNPAACGAAVRELVKNAGLDLKVAVVAGDDLLDRAQELAGGSYGEMFSGAAFPPVDAIASINAYLGAFPIADALDRGADIVITGRVVDSAVTLGACIHAFGWTRDDHDLLAAGTLAGHIIECGPQATGGNFTDWRDVADDLDAIGYPIADVSADGSFICSKPPKTGGKVSVGTVCEQMVYEIGDPQAYLVPDVVCDFSEVQVTQTGPDEVKVTGARGLPAPDTYKVCTTYSDGWRGGLMMAFIGLDAADKARTYAETSIKRAQNILRQANAADFTETSIEIIGDDSQYGAAAKDVASREVVMKLAAKHPDARGIGVLLKEVTGLALATPAGLTSFAGGRPKPSPVVRLFSFALPKNALSITVDVDGDVTTLATETGVAFHPSKLDRPTDPAAPSSDGSMVAVPLVKLAWARSGDKGDKANIGIIARDESYLPYISASMTDSAVASRFAHFLDTSNGGGKVERFFLPGSNAFNFLMDDALGGGGVASLRADPQAKAYAQILLDHPVSVPADLAGRL; encoded by the coding sequence ATGGGCAGCGAAAAAAGCATTCGCATTGGCGGCGCAGGTGGTTTTTGGGGCGAAGCATTGCACGCAACGCCACAACTGCTTGCCGGTGGCAATCTGGACTATCTGGTCTTCGACTATCTGGCCGAAATCACCATGTCCATCATGGCGCGGGCAAGGGCCAAGAACCCGGATCAGGGATACGCCACGGACTTTGTCACCGGCGTGATGGCACCCCACCTCAAGGACATCGCTGCGCGCGGGGTCAAAGTCATTTCAAATGCGGGCGGCGTTAATCCGGCAGCGTGCGGTGCCGCAGTCCGCGAGCTGGTCAAAAATGCGGGCCTTGATCTCAAAGTCGCAGTGGTCGCAGGGGATGACCTTCTTGACCGGGCACAGGAACTGGCCGGCGGCAGCTATGGGGAAATGTTCTCCGGTGCGGCCTTTCCACCAGTTGATGCCATCGCCAGCATCAATGCGTATCTGGGTGCTTTCCCGATTGCAGACGCACTGGACCGGGGCGCAGACATCGTGATCACCGGGCGTGTGGTGGACAGTGCGGTTACGCTGGGTGCGTGCATCCATGCGTTTGGCTGGACCAGGGATGATCACGACCTGCTGGCGGCAGGCACACTTGCGGGGCACATAATTGAGTGCGGCCCTCAAGCGACCGGCGGCAACTTCACGGATTGGCGCGACGTTGCCGACGACCTTGATGCCATCGGGTACCCCATTGCCGATGTCAGCGCGGATGGCAGCTTCATATGCAGCAAACCGCCCAAGACCGGCGGCAAGGTGTCAGTCGGCACCGTGTGCGAACAAATGGTCTATGAGATTGGTGACCCGCAGGCCTATCTGGTCCCGGATGTCGTTTGCGACTTCTCTGAAGTACAAGTGACACAGACCGGACCTGACGAGGTAAAGGTCACGGGGGCGCGCGGACTCCCGGCTCCGGATACATACAAGGTCTGCACGACCTATTCGGATGGCTGGCGCGGCGGGCTGATGATGGCCTTCATCGGGCTTGATGCCGCAGACAAGGCCCGCACCTACGCCGAAACATCCATCAAGCGCGCTCAGAACATCCTGCGGCAGGCCAACGCTGCTGACTTCACGGAAACCAGCATCGAGATCATTGGCGACGACAGCCAGTATGGTGCGGCCGCAAAGGATGTCGCGTCGCGTGAGGTTGTGATGAAGCTTGCAGCCAAACATCCAGACGCCCGCGGCATTGGTGTCCTGTTGAAGGAAGTCACCGGCCTGGCGCTGGCGACCCCAGCAGGCCTTACGAGTTTTGCAGGTGGGCGTCCCAAACCATCACCCGTAGTGCGGCTCTTCTCATTTGCCCTGCCCAAAAATGCCCTGAGCATCACTGTTGACGTTGATGGCGATGTGACCACCCTGGCCACAGAAACAGGCGTTGCGTTCCATCCATCCAAACTGGACCGGCCCACTGACCCGGCAGCACCTTCCAGTGACGGCAGCATGGTCGCCGTGCCGCTGGTCAAACTGGCCTGGGCCCGCAGCGGCGACAAAGGCGACAAAGCCAATATCGGGATCATCGCTCGAGATGAAAGCTATCTGCCCTATATCAGCGCATCCATGACAGACAGCGCTGTGGCAAGTCGTTTCGCGCATTTTCTGGATACGTCGAATGGCGGCGGAAAGGTTGAACGCTTTTTCCTGCCGGGATCGAATGCATTCAATTTTTTGATGGATGATGCGCTGGGCGGTGGCGGTGTTGCCAGCCTGCGGGCAGACCCGCAGGCCAAGGCTTATGCGCAAATCCTTCTTGACCATCCGGTGTCCGTGCCTGCGGACCTGGCCGGGAGACTGTAA
- a CDS encoding carboxyl transferase domain-containing protein yields the protein MAIFQTKIDPKSDIFAKNREDMLGLIEQLRSYEARAATKSEKRKPRFEERGQLTPRERLERLLDPGMPFQRLYNMANFLVDDPNIETSVPGGNIIAGIGFVSGVRCMVYVDDSGISAGAMTTQSVGVMIGVMECALRQKLPFVHLVESAGANLFEYTVELWAHGGKMFYHLAQLSAAGIPTFVVLHGPSTAGGAYQPGMSDYVIGVKKNGMAALAGAALVKAATGEVADADELGGSEMHASTTGLVEYVAEDDAHGILILRDLLDRIDHNKQIPAAPKRDYEPPVLSTDDIAGTVPVDYRQPYDVREVVARVVDGSDFVEFKPRYGPATVCMQASIMGHACGLIGNNGPIDPAGATKASHFFQLCDQSDMPIIFLNNTTGYMVGTEYEQAGMIKHGSKMIQAVSNVRVPKISLYIGASFGAGNYGMSGYAYEPEFLFAWPNATTGVMGGEQAAGTMEEVARSGAARRGQDVDEEALAQQRAAVVKLFDDQSTSFYTSGRLLDHGIIDPRDTRKVLGFALQTIWEGRNKTLHPNSFGVGRH from the coding sequence ATGGCGATTTTCCAGACCAAGATTGATCCCAAGTCGGACATCTTTGCGAAGAACCGCGAAGACATGCTCGGACTCATTGAGCAGTTGCGCAGCTACGAAGCCCGCGCCGCGACCAAATCAGAGAAACGCAAACCCCGATTTGAAGAACGCGGCCAGCTCACACCCCGCGAACGACTGGAACGTCTGCTTGATCCGGGCATGCCGTTCCAGCGGCTCTACAACATGGCCAACTTTCTGGTCGATGACCCAAACATTGAAACCTCTGTACCCGGCGGCAATATCATCGCCGGCATCGGCTTCGTCAGCGGCGTGCGGTGTATGGTCTATGTGGATGATAGCGGCATCAGCGCCGGCGCCATGACCACACAATCCGTCGGCGTGATGATCGGCGTGATGGAATGTGCGCTTCGCCAGAAATTGCCTTTTGTCCATCTGGTGGAAAGTGCAGGGGCCAACCTGTTTGAATACACGGTTGAACTGTGGGCCCATGGCGGCAAGATGTTCTATCATCTGGCGCAGCTCAGCGCCGCAGGCATCCCGACCTTTGTGGTTCTACATGGTCCCTCAACCGCAGGCGGAGCCTACCAGCCGGGCATGAGTGACTATGTCATCGGCGTCAAGAAAAACGGCATGGCAGCTCTTGCCGGTGCCGCACTGGTGAAAGCTGCAACCGGCGAAGTCGCTGACGCGGATGAGCTTGGCGGCTCGGAGATGCATGCCAGCACCACGGGCCTTGTGGAGTATGTGGCTGAAGACGATGCCCACGGCATTCTCATCCTGCGCGACCTGCTCGATCGCATTGACCACAACAAGCAGATACCCGCAGCACCAAAACGCGACTATGAGCCGCCGGTGCTCAGCACCGATGACATTGCCGGGACTGTGCCTGTGGACTATCGGCAACCCTATGATGTGCGCGAAGTGGTTGCCCGCGTCGTGGATGGATCAGACTTTGTCGAGTTCAAACCGCGATATGGTCCCGCAACCGTCTGTATGCAGGCCAGCATCATGGGCCATGCCTGCGGCCTGATTGGCAATAATGGACCGATTGATCCCGCCGGTGCCACCAAGGCGTCGCATTTCTTTCAGCTATGCGATCAGTCGGACATGCCGATCATCTTCCTCAACAACACAACCGGCTACATGGTGGGTACGGAGTATGAGCAGGCCGGGATGATCAAGCACGGCTCCAAGATGATCCAGGCCGTGTCGAATGTTCGGGTGCCGAAGATTTCGCTCTATATCGGTGCGAGCTTTGGTGCTGGCAATTACGGCATGTCCGGTTACGCCTATGAGCCGGAGTTTCTGTTTGCCTGGCCCAATGCCACCACTGGCGTGATGGGTGGCGAGCAGGCAGCCGGCACAATGGAAGAAGTCGCACGTAGTGGTGCCGCGCGTCGTGGGCAGGATGTGGATGAGGAGGCGCTTGCTCAACAGCGCGCAGCCGTCGTCAAACTGTTCGATGACCAGTCCACATCGTTTTACACCTCCGGCCGTCTTCTTGATCACGGCATCATTGATCCACGCGACACGCGCAAAGTGCTTGGCTTCGCACTTCAGACAATCTGGGAAGGCCGCAACAAGACACTCCACCCCAATAGCTTCGGCGTCGGCCGGCACTAA
- a CDS encoding acetyl-CoA carboxylase biotin carboxylase subunit, producing the protein MRFNSILVANRGEIAVRVMRTAKSLGYRVIAIYSQADSEAPHVKMADEAVCVGAAPVGESYLDPEKVLKAAADTGAQAIHPGYGFLSENADFARACEQAGLVFIGPRPDAVDLMGNKAEAKRRMIAAKVPCVPGYEGENQTDDAFISASKDIGFPVMVKAAAGGGGRGMRLVHDAAELPDAIKLARSEAENAFGSGELILEKAIIQPRHVEIQVFADEAGNTIHLGERDCSVQRRHQKVIEEAPCPVMTPELRARMGAAAVEAAQTINYRGAGTVEFLLGADGEFYFLEMNTRLQVEHPVTELVTGLDLVALQIKVAQGENLGLSQDDVSLTGHAIEVRLYAEDVAEDFLPSTGHIDLWAPAEGEGVRIDAGIATGLEVSPFYDPMIAKVMAHGPNRDVARQRVIEALRNTGIFGPQTNRDFLIDALSQPAFAAGEATTAFIGETYSADDLARQAPSSQMVTAAAVLLYHSEQHAAHKAAIGVDEELLNWGSTGRLSTLYRFSFDDNAIDARVVAGGGNSWTVETATGSVAVSLVSRDTHRACLTIDGTTSAVVFALPRSGTIHLSMNDTSATLSNVLATAGMADDAAGGGRVLAPMHGLILEVHVSEGQTVKKGDRLAVLEAMKMQHQILAEVDGTITAIACAAGDQVPADELLVEIEIDEDN; encoded by the coding sequence ATGCGCTTCAATTCCATTCTGGTTGCCAATCGCGGTGAGATTGCAGTTCGGGTCATGCGAACAGCAAAGTCGCTGGGATATCGGGTCATCGCCATCTATTCACAAGCCGATAGTGAAGCCCCCCACGTCAAGATGGCTGACGAAGCCGTGTGCGTGGGTGCGGCACCGGTGGGCGAGTCCTATCTTGATCCTGAAAAAGTGCTCAAGGCCGCCGCCGATACAGGCGCGCAGGCTATCCATCCAGGATATGGGTTCCTGAGTGAAAATGCTGACTTTGCCCGAGCGTGCGAACAAGCCGGGCTCGTCTTTATTGGTCCACGGCCGGATGCGGTAGACCTGATGGGCAACAAGGCTGAAGCCAAGCGCCGCATGATTGCCGCCAAAGTGCCGTGCGTGCCGGGCTATGAAGGCGAGAACCAGACGGACGACGCATTCATTTCAGCATCCAAAGACATCGGCTTTCCGGTCATGGTCAAGGCAGCCGCAGGCGGTGGTGGCCGCGGGATGCGTCTTGTGCATGACGCTGCCGAGTTACCGGACGCGATCAAGCTTGCCCGGTCAGAAGCCGAAAACGCCTTTGGGTCCGGTGAACTGATCCTCGAAAAAGCCATCATCCAGCCCCGCCACGTAGAGATACAGGTCTTTGCGGATGAAGCAGGCAATACCATCCATCTGGGTGAGCGCGACTGCTCCGTTCAGCGACGCCATCAAAAGGTGATCGAAGAGGCTCCGTGCCCGGTGATGACACCTGAGCTCCGCGCGCGTATGGGAGCTGCTGCTGTCGAGGCAGCCCAGACCATCAACTATCGCGGCGCGGGCACCGTTGAGTTTCTGCTTGGCGCCGACGGCGAATTCTACTTCCTCGAAATGAACACCCGCCTGCAGGTCGAACACCCGGTCACTGAGCTGGTTACCGGGCTCGATCTTGTGGCGTTGCAGATTAAGGTTGCCCAGGGGGAGAATCTTGGGCTTTCGCAGGACGATGTGTCTTTGACCGGCCATGCCATTGAGGTGCGCCTTTACGCAGAAGATGTGGCCGAGGACTTCCTGCCCAGCACAGGACATATTGACCTGTGGGCTCCCGCCGAGGGCGAGGGCGTTAGAATTGATGCGGGCATTGCCACGGGGCTTGAGGTCTCACCCTTCTACGACCCGATGATCGCCAAGGTCATGGCCCATGGTCCCAACCGTGATGTGGCTCGACAACGGGTCATTGAAGCGTTGCGGAACACCGGCATTTTCGGGCCTCAGACCAACCGTGATTTTTTGATTGATGCGCTCTCACAACCAGCCTTTGCCGCCGGTGAGGCAACAACAGCATTTATTGGAGAGACATATTCGGCAGACGACTTGGCCCGGCAGGCGCCATCTTCGCAGATGGTCACCGCTGCTGCTGTTCTGCTTTACCACTCTGAGCAGCATGCAGCTCACAAGGCCGCCATCGGTGTGGACGAGGAATTGCTCAACTGGGGCAGCACCGGCCGCCTCTCAACGCTCTATCGTTTCAGCTTCGATGACAACGCGATTGATGCGCGCGTCGTCGCTGGCGGTGGCAATTCATGGACCGTGGAAACAGCCACCGGATCGGTCGCTGTGTCGCTCGTTTCTCGAGACACTCATCGTGCCTGTCTGACGATAGATGGCACCACATCTGCTGTCGTATTCGCCCTGCCGCGATCAGGGACAATTCACCTGAGCATGAATGACACCAGCGCGACCCTTTCGAATGTGCTCGCTACTGCCGGTATGGCGGACGACGCAGCAGGCGGCGGGCGTGTACTGGCACCGATGCACGGGCTCATCCTTGAGGTCCATGTGAGCGAAGGCCAAACTGTCAAAAAGGGTGACCGTCTTGCTGTGCTCGAAGCCATGAAAATGCAGCATCAGATACTTGCCGAAGTTGACGGTACTATCACAGCAATTGCCTGCGCAGCGGGAGATCAAGTCCCGGCAGATGAGCTGTTGGTGGAAATCGAAATTGATGAAGACAATTGA